TGGATTTACTAGAAacttaatttttgtttctatgttgcatgaacaaggttttgatatttctttcaataataattcgattTTTATCTCTAGATTTGGTATCGAAATCTGTCATGCAAAATTAATTGATGGGTTGTATAAACTAAAGGTAAAAGAACGATCAATCTACAACTCTAAAATGTTTAAAGTTGCTaacccaagatctattaaacgtcaaaagactaattccgatagtgaaacatatctatggcatttgagattggggctTACTAGTTTGGATAGGATTAATAGACTAGTAAAGGAGGGTCCTTTCAAAGAATTAACTGTTTGTTCTCTTCTAGTTCGTGAATCCTGTTTGGATGGCAATATGACCAAAAGACATTTCTCTGCAAAAtgttcaagagccatagaaccactccaactTTTACACACTGACGTGAGTGGTCAACTTAATGTACAAGCGAGAGGAGGATTTGAATATTTCGTCacatttattgatgattattcaagatatggttacctatacttaatgcaaaagaaatatgaaacttttggaaagtgtaaagaatttcaagcagaagctgaaaagaaattaggtaaaaaaaaataaaagtttgtCGATctaatcgaggaggagagtactagGATTATGTATTCGAGGACCActtgcgtgagcatggaattcaatcccaactcactgcacctggaacgccacagcaaaatggtgtttcagaaagaaggaacaagatgttattagacatggttagatcaatgatgagttattcatcattgccactgtcattttggagctatgcaattcaatgagcaatgtacatattgaatgttgctCCATCTAAGTCAATCTAGAAGACACTgttagaactatggaatggtactaaacctattTTACACCATTTTCGTATTTGGGAAAATCCAGCACACGTGCTGAAAGGAAAGACTGGAAAGTTGGACTCAACCACTgaattgtgcatgtttgtagggtattccaaagagactagaggtggtatattctatagtcctaaagaaaataaaacatttgtactgacaaatgctacttttcttgaatcTGACTATATTAACAACCATAAGCCTTGCAGTAAGGTTGTAGTGGAGGAAATGGTCTCAGATTAAGTAAATAGATCACCAACTATTCGCAATGAACAACAACAAGAAGaagccacaagttctagtcagaataataGAGAGCTTCGTTGTAGTGTGAGGGTTGTCAAACAACCaattcgctatgaacatgaagttcaaatgcttgtgtttgacacatACAAAGAGGAttcattgacatatagagatgcaatgagaGATTCTGACAAATAAAAATGGCAAGACGCCATGAACATGGAAATTGAATCAATGTATTCTAATTCCGTCTGGATTCTTGAAGATCTACcagaaaatgttaaacctattggttgcaaatggatatttaagaagaaaagatgagcggaggggaaagtggagactttcaaagctaggcttgtagccaCGGGCTATACTCAGatagaaggggttgattatgaagaaacattttctccttgGCCATGCTGAAATATATTCGCATACTCTTGTCAATAGCTGCTTGcattgattatgagatatggaaaatggacattaagacaacatttctaaatggctatcttgatgagacaatttatatgtctcaaccaagAGGGTTCGAAGTCAAAGGTCAaaagcaaaaggtttgcaagcttgttcggtccatttatggactccaACAAGCTTCAAGAGCTTAGAATCTGACATTTGAtgcgttgatgaaccttgtgtctataaataaATCAAAGATGGCATTGTAGTCTTCTTAGTTCTTTAAGTTGATGACATTCTACTAATTGGAAATGGTGTAGaaacattgacaaaagtaaagaaatggttagctgagcaattccaaatgaagtaTTTGGGAGATGCAAATTATGTTCTAGGCATTCAGACATTTCGGGATCGACAGAACAAATATTTGGCGCTGTATCAAAcgacttatattgataaggtattGTAATGATTCGgtatgcaaaattccaagaagggtgatatgccaacccatcatggaattatcctttctaaagaacattgtcctaagacacctcaagaagaagaggatatgagataGTATCCCTACGCGtctgcagtaggcagtctaatgtacgacatgttgtgtacaagacctggcatttgttatgcagtaaggATAGTTAGTCGTTATCAATCTAATCCTGGATTGAATCATTGGGTtgtagtaaagaatattctcaagaatcttaggaaaactagagaatatatgcttgtatatttaggtgttgacctgaaccccactggttacactgattctgattttgaatcagacaaagatagtctaaaatcgacttctagatcagggttcacacttggtggaggagctgtagtcTGGCATAGTATCAAACAAACTAGTATTGCAGATTCTACAATGGAAGATGAATAcatagtggcttgtgaagcagctaaggaggttgtgtggctaAAAAAATTCTATTCGGATCTGGAAGTTATTCCAGACACGGATAAGCCACTAGTTCTTTACTGTGACAGCAATGGGgcggtagctaactcaaaggaactgAGGAGTCACAAGGGGGAAAAACATATCGAGAGGAAGTACCACTTGATCGGGGATATTGTTCATAGAGGAGGTGTAGCAATTATGAAGATAGATTCAGAATATAGCCTTCCTACCACAATCACCATTACCAAGTGCTTGAGCGACATAGTAGCATTAGCAGACCTCTTTCTGGTCCCCACGAATGATGTCGATCCCCAGctctgtcgggaacttcatgcacaaatGTCGAAAGGAGGAGCAGTCCACCACCACGAAAGTGCAGTATTTGAAGGCTTGTCGTCGAGGCACTTCTTCAAGTATCACTGGTAGCTTGATCTTCCCCATTGGGATTAGGTCTTCGCCCGAGAAGCCGTATAGGGTCGAAGTGCATGGGGAAAGATCGCTTGTTGTCAGCCCGATCTTCTCGAAGCTAGCTTTGAACAagatattcactgaactcccattgtccaccaagacCCATTCAACCATTTTGTTTGAGATATGAGTCTCGATTAGCGATGGATCTAGGTAGGGGAAGTTTACTCTCTGAGCATCCTCCTTGGAGAAGGTAATTATATGGCCCATCTTCCAAGGCAACTGTGATGGGAATTTGACTAGTGCACACACCTCATCATCATGATTAAGGGCTCACGCATATCTGTTTTGTGAGCTCCTGGATGTACCCCCGAAGTGGGATCCTCCTAAGATGGTCCCCACTTGTCTGTTCACCAGAGGAAGTCCATGGGTCATCGGTTGTGGGGCAGCTGGTGCCTATCCTTGGTTCTGGGGAGGTGCCCCCAACTGATTCGAGGGTGGAGCTCCCAGTGAGACTTGTGTGTGGTGCGCTCTACCCCTGGTGTACTGGAGGAgatgtgttgggaattgtgcccttgaaAGTATATGTATTGGACAATgtcttatgaaataaataattaaaatgaatttttccatatattgattttttattattattattagaataatattatgtgaatatcataaaattctcaaattcgttactgtgactacaatcttgtattggtgcgagaggattaagattgtagggaacaaatttaaattgttcacagtaaaacaaagttatatgaaatctttggattaaatgttgtaagtacgattcactagtattatgaacatatgtaatctagatccgaattaccaatgtagtaggacatcttagtagaggtactttgtataaagtagtTATACATGAACAAGACCTaatatgttattaagacttaacCTAAATACcgtttgttttataagtattaattaaacatatcaagaaTATGATCCTATACAAATTGATCGTAATCCTAAAGTTATTATAAACTCATGTTTATGccatttaagttctttgattaaCTTgctatggtttgtcaaaatgatcaggctaaaatcttttgttttgggaactcattggtgtaaatggctagggacataatatacagatatggaatctatacctttccgagaaatattgaataatggttctcttaagggttagcttttggaactgaaaggttattaagctgaaattcataaaacattttattaattaacattcactagtaaagttaatggtacttaaggaaacaagatataattaaagtggtaaaataatatatatcactactttaattatgaaccattaatagaggattgaattgtatgtaatgattaaatcgattgacgctttttatattaaaaaagtactcaataaatgaatgtctataattataagagtgtagtctcatatttttagtggaataatattgagattgaTAAATTAAGGTTaatatattaaagagttttaattaataattgttgtatcctaattttagcacgagttcattcactcaactCGGGTATAGCTGGTaggtaaatacgtggaaaaataaccaagtagaatatctgcctattatccatgtggacaacttgagattcataatggtcagacctagtgttaggcgtcctgactttaccacgaactaaGAATAAGATAGTTGTCAAAGCGCTAGCTTGAGGCCAGATAGATGTCAAAGCACAAGCTTGTGAGAGATATGCAGCTCATGGTGATTCAGATATAATGCGTATTaaaggatccccagagactcgggactTGTTTACacgcttattcatgaccaggctgtcatatttattatccgagatagtaggaacatatttactttgttatcaaatcatatcccaacataaatgggatatgatttgtatTAAATAGAGACATTACGTAATTTCGTGATTGACTCACACAATTGccaaaacctgtccatggaattcccctataaatactgggaatgtttGACAGAAAAGGGACCCCGATTAttttgtaataccgaaactctatccaaatagagagagaaacaataataatattgactcgtggactaggtggagatttaaccactgaaccacgtaaaagatctgTGTTATTGAGTGGGTTTTTGTTATTTCTTCATTACGGTTCATCATTAAGCACTATTctaaccttattatttcttaatacactgttggcgaaaaaatcGTGCCAacaataatctaaatttattggaggtTTAAATTGTAGGTCCCCggggtggctctatcaatactattcaaggCAAAACTTGAAATAGGGAAAAATTAGGGAAATGGCATATTTGgaataaatttgttcttcagggtcaaatatgtaaatgagacaaattaatttattaataaattaatttttgaaattaataaattaattaatacaatttttttaaataattttatttaaaatagtatttttgaaattggcatttaaatatttaagataattaattttgaattaattagttttatttatttaaataatgtgaaaatataatTTAGATGATTCAAATTGGtttgaattaatttgaaatttattcattaattaattttataagatTAGTTATGAGggttagatattttttaataaattattattaaataataattaaataaaattggttAAAACACATATCCCTAAAGATGGATATGTCATTGTGATTGGCGTGTGACTAGGTCCAAGACCAGTTTTgggtatttcttttattaatttattaattgttttataaatctatcttgatagaaaaaaaaatatgtaagcaAAGAAGAGAATCTAAGCTTTTCACAGAGAAAAAttatatcgtattatttttctctatccctgaaaattgtctcagacctgAAAATTTCAAGATTTCATGTGTTCAGAATATCATGTGAATCACAAAATTCCCACCATAACTCTACATGCCACACGCGTCTTGAGGTGTAgggatacatcttggaagatcttggtttgagtatTTTGGAGACTGCTTTGGATTGAATGTTCgtaggagatacaaaaagatagcaaagaATCTTGATAGCTCTACAACTGATAAATTCCTTATATTTTCAATGTCTTTGATTAATGTGCGCTTCTTAATGAATCCAGttatttaaaatttgtttaaataaatttttttgaaatcccTAGGCCCACCACCCCATGCATTCTGAtgtgcacatggtaaaccagttaccaacaagaTGCCCCAACTTGTTGAGGTTCTGTTTCTCATCATGTAGTTGCTAACTTCATTGATATTGTGACCAATGTTTTGTGATACTTGCAAAAAATTTAAGCACAtctcttctccctctctctctggATAAGTTGTGGCCTCTGGTAGTGGACTTGCTGCTCTGTGGCCGTAAATATATTCTCTCGAGTATCAACCAGATTGGTGTACTCAGAGTATTGGGGAGTGTATTTCTCCTCGAGAGCACAACATCTTTTCGTCTTCTTGCTTCCTTTGCCTTTTCCCCAGCTCTTTTTGGTAAGTTACTTCTCAAAGTACAAATCCCCCCAGAATACTCCTCTCAATCAAAGTCTCCACTGCCCGAGGACAAGTGAATACTTGGGGGGTAAACgttgtgttatcccaaaaatttgaaaacgatgacgtggcaatacaagtgacaaatggcaaggaatggctgggtgatctggcttaggaatGATTCggtagaccggtgaagattttttactgaccagtcaagtgtcatgatcgaccagtcatgtgcttgaccgaccagtcatgcgcttgactgaccagtcatgtgcttgtccggccagtcaggtgcttgtccggccagtcaggtgcttgtccgaccggttaggtgcttgtccgaccagtcaagtgtttggccgaccagtcacttgtcttggtcAACCAGTGAGGatgtggccgaccagtgaagtgttttggcccttcagttttccttcTGGGGTGTGATGTGGACCAACTAAACAGAACAGTGCAACGCAAAAGATCCCACTAACGGCATTAGCAAGAATCGGTCATGCCGGCAtgggaatctctcattttatcccaaagaatcgcatattgttgtattttagatattattattaattaaatattgaaagaataacagaaagatcccgattatgagggactgcatttgtacgatcctgggcttataaatacaaagctcgTGGCATCATAGAGAGGATTCGGATTCTAATTTTTCAGAGAgtatttgtatcttgagagaaatattgtattcttttcatctgcCCTGAAGAAATTCAGTTGacttaggttcatctgatctcgagtgtagattcataatcataactctaagtggactatgTTATTACCAATAcattagggctgaaccactataaaaattgtatgtgtcatatttttctcttgaaggttttttgtcgttttgacgtctacacgtcgttggccaaaaacgcagtcaacacgtTGTCCATGTTTTCACCGAGTGACACGTGACACACTTTAAGAGGAATTAAGATTCCATGTAAGCTAATTAAGTCTCCCAAAGCCCATTCTGGGCTCCACGGGAAATAAGCTCATCCTTCACCATAGTTCACCACCACCGAAGGTGTACATCCTCCTAGAAGCTTCACTTCCCAAGAAGCATGTCCCAAGATGGTGCTCCAAGTCTCACTACAAGACCATCTCCTCCATTCACTTCCTCCAAGTCTACGAGGACCTTCCTCCGGCCAAGGAGAAAGGTAGCAAGGTGTCAAGCACAGTGACCTGGACCACAGACAACTTTCTGACACACATGCCAACTTTGTACAAGCAGCAAAATGGCTGTCCCATAACGTCGTTTAACATGGGAAAACGTGCAGCTACAACTCTAACAGTGTGAGAATTTTTCCCTATCAAAATAGTGGGTTGACATTCCTCACATTGGACCCACTAAGATACGCTGGAGTCCTCTAGCTCATTTACTATGAGAATGTACATTTATCATGTAATAACTCTTCCAATAAGGGAGAATTATTGTAATCAGCTTCAATTAATGAGCTTAATTGCCCCCAACAGCCTATAAAATAGGGTTAGGGCCCACATTGTAAAGGATTCCAATTTTACTTTCAGAGTGAGTCAATACACGGCTTGAAAACTAAGAGAACTTTAACATTACAAGTTCTTAGAATTGTAATACAAGTAACTCGTAGACTATGGTTGATTCACAAACTGAACAACGTAAAAATCTGTGTTtaaatcttcttttctttaagcTTTAGTTTAATTAGTTGTTGGCAAAAAAGCTAGTCAACATTATCTAACTTAAAAAGAAATAATTATTAATgtcttaaatttttaattaattaaaatttgatttttttaaaatatgttagaTATTTTATGTagataaagaaaaaatattttggtaatattgaaaataaatttgattaaAATTATGTTGAAGGGTTTTTATATCGATTTGTTAAATATAAGGTAAGATTTTAGTTTTCAATAAAAGATAAGGTGTAAACTACCATTTTGGTTTTCATTAAAGATAAGCTTTAAACTACCAAACAAAACGGTAATAAGGTGGTATAAtctctttcttttatttatttaattttatattaattatatatttaaaattttagtaTATTCTTATTACATTcagaaattgtattttttttttaaatatatatatatatacaaattataAATGAGTTTGAAAAACATGAAGAAAAAcctattgtttttttaaaattgaaaatcctTAGATTTTACATTAAGGTACCATTAGCAATAAATAAACCAAGGATTTCAAATGAATTAAACTGAACACATCCAAAGAACAGAACAAATATATTGCTAAAACAAAAGATGCGGAGCACTGTCGGGTGACTTAATAATTAGTTTTCGAGCACAGCTCAGATCGTGTTCATTATCAAAAAATAATGATTGCCCATGCTAAGTCCATAAATGAAGTAATATAACCTATTTGGTCACAATGGGCACCACAGAATTATAGTGCTCACCAAGCCCAAATGCATGCTTATGGTATGAAAGCCTAATACTTGAACTAGAAGTAGCAGTCTCAGCATTGGATTTGTACTCCTTCCCCATCTCCACATCAGGAAACGACCCAGAATATACCATGATATGTTTCCTAAGGCAGTGAGTTAAAGCCTCTAGCTCTAGCTGTCCTCCCCAGGCGGCTGTCGTCTCCACTTCATTACAGTAATTCTCAAACTTATCTGCTAGAGAATCATCAGATCCACCATCTTCTACTGCATTTTCTGAGAGGAAAAATGGGAGAAAATCAGATGCATTTTTTCTCATATAAGAAGCCACCAGTTCTCGAAGTTCTTGAAAGTTGTGAGGCGATCGACCTCCAGAAAGGACAGCTAGTTGATCTTCAACAGCTCGATAGAGACAGTGCCCATCTGGCTTTATTTCGGCTACAGTCAAACCAAGAGGTTCAAGCTTTTTCTCTAGTTTCGCATCTTCAATTGCACGGTCGCTTACAATGTTGCTTTGTTCTTCCTGTATTCTCTGTTCTCTTGCCGCTTCTTCCTGAGCCCTTTTTCCTCGCCTCCTTGAAC
The genomic region above belongs to Humulus lupulus chromosome 1, drHumLupu1.1, whole genome shotgun sequence and contains:
- the LOC133794371 gene encoding OVARIAN TUMOR DOMAIN-containing deubiquitinating enzyme 5, with the protein product MEDTQELDNKSSEEITEKANVNKGETRDEMLSRHRKEISALQNKEIELKKAAAKGSKAEQKAKKKHVEQEITKRSAELKEKHAEELASLGYDTKNGNEKSKLDNLVKAIAGVSVSNQPDLAKSSKSSRRRGKRAQEEAAREQRIQEEQSNIVSDRAIEDAKLEKKLEPLGLTVAEIKPDGHCLYRAVEDQLAVLSGGRSPHNFQELRELVASYMRKNASDFLPFFLSENAVEDGGSDDSLADKFENYCNEVETTAAWGGQLELEALTHCLRKHIMVYSGSFPDVEMGKEYKSNAETATSSSSIRLSYHKHAFGLGEHYNSVVPIVTK